In the genome of Crassostrea angulata isolate pt1a10 chromosome 6, ASM2561291v2, whole genome shotgun sequence, the window ATGAATGAATGATGGAGCAACatggatacatgtatgtatgcatACAAATTATCACTGAACGTGGATCATAAGGAACGGTTATCACATTCTTAGGTGCTTCAGTCctgaaaaacaaatatattttataaattcttattttgtataaaaatattaatggttTTCCCTCTAGAATCACAATAATAGAAATCATTTATTATGTAACTGAATACGttaaattatttatcttaaacttttttttaacacaatacatgtattcgaATTTTCAAGTCAGTTCTCTTTTGATTTTACCTTttactttgtttatttcatcGATAAATCGTTAATATAATTTGACTGAAATCATATTTTCtacatgaattgaaaaaaaatgaaattttaaatgtaacaGTTCCTTTGTTTGAGACAAATCATTTGACTAAGAATAATTTGTTAAAGCGTTACCATACCTGCAACGGCGCTCTGAAATCCAGCGTTGTAATCACACGCGACTTCGTTGCTGACGTAGTCTTTCCTGTCGTCTGTGTACTGGTCCTGACCGTTGGGCCCGCCCACCAGGGCCCCGTACAAGGTGTGGGGGTTAGGGCCGGGCTGTTGTTGGTCCGCGAAAGAACACGGGGAGGGGCGGCTTGGACAGGAACTGAAGGAAACGTACAGGTACAGTATACATCGAGGCATTAAAAAGCCCGATGTTTTGCACAACATCAGGCATGGCAATAAATGTATGCTATGATTTATAATTCTTGCTAGTAtgatagatatagatatatatattatatatatatatatatatatacacatatatatatatatatatatatatatatatatatatatatatatatatatatatatatatatatatatatatgtatatatatgtatatatatatatatatatatatatatatatatatatatatatatatatatatatatatatatatatatatatatatatatatttgttcaaTCGAGTGACAAGAATTTGGGGAAAAACATGCTTGTTTTAGCCTCCTTCTATAAATGTCCCTTCAATAGAATACATGGACTTGTTTCGAGATTAATAAAGAAAGACGGAATAAaagtaattttaacataattattcttagtgaaaaatgaatgtgttttcTAAAATTGCACTCAAATCCAACCCAATCCAATTAAATAACATGTATAGCTAACGCAAATGAGTACACGCATGCATGGGTATTGGAAAAACAAGACATAGatttgtaagtacatgtacttaaaaatattttcacctaaATTGCAAGTAATGATAATGAGTTGTACAtcaattttacataaacaaagtgCAGTGATTTGCATAACTTAACATTAATTAAAGGGTAAGgtttatatattgatttatcGAAATTTTTGGGTAGTTTTGCACCTGATACCGTAATGATTAGTTTGTTATACCTGGACCTGTGATGAGGACGCTGGGGAGGGTTGGTCCCGAAGCCGACCACAAAGCTCCTGCCTGTGTCCCCCAGGGCGTACCCTATCTGTGACCTCGCCCACTGTCTGTATTGGTCTGGGTGTATCCCCACATCGGCCGCCAACAACGCCATAAACGCCATGTTGGctatagaaaaattaatattaaaaaaaaaaataagtttgtttaATGCAATAAGCTACTTGGTTTTCCGAATTTCGTGTGTAAAATAGATTTCTTTTTCGAATCCTCTTACGTCTATATGCACcagtatttgtttttgtttatacaatttAATAAGCTTTTCGATTTTTAGAATTTCTACATCAAAAAGATCACTTATTCCTCGTACATGTATGTGgctgaatatatataaaattcagattttaatACAGTCGTGTCGGACTATACCGAAAGCACATAGTCGTTCGTTAATTGACTTGAAAACAGACTATTGGCTATATAGataagtttattttcttttcagacattttaaaaaaattcaactgaTTTATATATACGTACAAGCGTATCTGAGAGAGCCCCATTGGGACCGGAAGGCGAGCCCCTTGGGACTGTACGGTACACTTCCGCCCGGCATCCAGTCGGTAAACGTAGCCTCGATATCATTCTTGTATATGTCTTTTCCGGTCATATTGTAAAGCAGGATCTTAAATTACAAGATTTACCTAGATAAAGGATATATTCAACCATAATACATTTTACAATTTCCCCAAAGATATTTTTACCATATTCCCAAAGGCAATTACCATATTCCCCGAGTACTTGTCGTCCCACGACTGCCCCCAGTCCGGACCCGTAATGTAGTACTGCTCCGCCCAGTTCAAATATTTAGTGTCATTAGTGACCCGGAACAGCCAGGCGGCGCCCCAAGTCAGCTCGTCCTCATACTTATCAGACctacagaatgaaaaaaaaaaggtttagcTACTTTATGTTCCCCATGAATATCTTATTAAAATCAGTATTGTataatactatatatatttttcttgaaaattcaaaatttccagGTTCCTGACCTGATTGCAAGAGGGTTGCctttacattatatatgtattaaggAAGTTTACTGAGTATTCAAATGTATCACAATACATTATAACCTGTAATAAGCAGCCGCCTGATTGACGCTGTCAGTGTATCTAGCTTTGTGATGAACCGCAAAGTCATACAGCTGCTTGGAATGAGTCAGCAGTTTTTCGGCAAATTCTGGATCTACCAAGAATATGATATAGATAATAAATTATCTATGAAAGAACTGAGATTTGAgatttatttaaagtttatcTTCACCAACCCTTTTCTTTGAAGACTAAGTGGGATACAGCAAATGCGGCTGCGTACTCGGCAGCTATGTCACTTCCTGGTCTATTTGCGGTGATTTTGTACGCAGGTCGAGACATCGTCATGTCTTCCGGTCTACCCCAATATCCATGGTCCGGTCCACCATCACCGACCTTTTATTTCAAACCATCATTTAGCTTAATATTGGCAACAATTAATGATGTACTTAATTAAAACTTCAGTCTCAAGCTACAAGCCTTTGTCCACAGCCTTTTTTCTACGCAAAGTCACTTGGGAAAGAGTTTCTATTAAATATTGGCTTCAGTTTGCGACGATGACCAAATCTTGACACCCAACCTCGAGCTCCAAAAAAATCTCCCACTTTTTTGCTTGCCCATGCGCAgatctaggggggggggggtcggggggtcccgaccccccctggaaaatgaaaatttattaaatttacatagtaaaattatcgcgaaaatatgcctcggaccccccctggcaaacacaattatccttcggaccccccctggaaaaattttctggatccgcgcatgttgcCCATGGAATTGATGACATTTGAAGCgcttacatttatattttttgaagcCCATGGAATTGATGTCATTTGAAGCacttacataaatattttacctGAACATACAGTTCGTTTGGACCGGTGTGACATTTGAGCATCCACTCCAGAGGCCACCGGATACAGTCGTACATGTTCTCCAGCTGACCGCTGTGTTCATACGCGTCTTTGTACTCCAGGAGGCCCCAGGCCAGGAGGGTTGTGGAGCTAGCCATCGGGAATCCGAACTTGATATGATCGCCAGCTTacccaaaaatgaaaaatcgaacattattaatgttttctttacaatttaacAGTAACCGTTCCTCCCAAAAAAAGAAGATGTATAGAAGATTGAATATTCATTTGTTATGCTTACTAGCTTGATATGCCTC includes:
- the LOC128189055 gene encoding endoglucanase 4-like isoform X1; translation: MMDSNLVLVLLAITPLCLADNSATVPMTKTHTWSGNFEGHFILPITHGDLIGWEAIITFNVPVTNIQQYVGTVKRTSSDNKIILLVNKADKGIVKEGSSLDIQIGGHYTGSTEPTATADIVDLSFDSQVVPTVVDADGTKYNYDEVLMKSILFYEAQRSGKLPPTNRIPWRGDSALTDHGDNGEDLTGGWYDAGDHIKFGFPMASSTTLLAWGLLEYKDAYEHSGQLENMYDCIRWPLEWMLKCHTGPNELYVQVGDGGPDHGYWGRPEDMTMSRPAYKITANRPGSDIAAEYAAAFAVSHLVFKEKDPEFAEKLLTHSKQLYDFAVHHKARYTDSVNQAAAYYRSDKYEDELTWGAAWLFRVTNDTKYLNWAEQYYITGPDWGQSWDDKYSGNMILLYNMTGKDIYKNDIEATFTDWMPGGSVPYSPKGLAFRSQWGSLRYASNMAFMALLAADVGIHPDQYRQWARSQIGYALGDTGRSFVVGFGTNPPQRPHHRSSSCPSRPSPCSFADQQQPGPNPHTLYGALVGGPNGQDQYTDDRKDYVSNEVACDYNAGFQSAVAGLKHLRM